Genomic DNA from Pseudodesulfovibrio senegalensis:
GCGTCCTTGGCGTTGGCGCTGTCCTTGTTCACGAAGCTGATGATGCGGTTCAGCGTGTCCCGGGCGTTGATCATGTCCGAAAGGTCCATGTTCAGGCAGAGCATGCCGGCCAGTTCGTTGTTGTCCCGGATGAAATAGGTGGCCGAGTGCAGGGGGCGGTCATCCTTTGACCGCGCCACATAGCCCATGACCCAGTCCCGGCGTTCGTATTCCCTGGTCTTCAAAAACTTGAGGGCCAGATCCGTGAGGGGCGCGCCTTTCCTGCGGCCCGTGATGTGGTTGTTGGCGATGGCCAGCACCGAGTTTTCCTTGGATGTGGTGTCGTGCAGCACTATTTCGCAGTTGGGGCCGATGAATTCTCCCAGAAACTGGACCAGGGGGATGTAGGCGTCAATAAAACGTGGCGGCGTTTTGTGGGCGGACAAAGCAACTCCTTGTCGTGATAAATTTTTATTACGGAGAGATTTTGGTATCGCGGTGAAAGAGGATTTGTCAAATTGAGAATGTCGGGGGGGGCATCAGGAACGTTCGTTCACGGCCCATTTATGCGATTCGGCCGCGCGTTTGCCTCTCGCGGACGATTCGGGAGGGGGTGGGGGCCTTTTCATAGGCCTCCTCCCCATATTTCATTCAAACATTTCCGCCGGAAACAAAACGCAGCATCCGGCTCAGGCCGAGGCCGTGTTGCGAATCGCCCCTGCGCATGGCCCACTCGGCCAGCGCGAATCCGGCAAGGCTCAACAATCCCAAGAGCAGATACAATGCCTCGAATCCGATCGTGTCTCCGACCATGCCGAACAGGGGTGCGGTGGCCAGCGGCACCAGAATGAACAGGCTGCTGAGCAGGGCGAATCCGGTGCCGGAATCGTGCCCGGCGCAGGCGCGCATCATGAGGGTGAAGCCCCAGACGTTGATGCCGCCCATGAGGATGTTGTCCAGCGAAAGCACCAGCGCGGTCTTCCACGGCGCAATGGAGTGCGCCCCGGCAATGAGCACGGTATAGGCGGCCAGCCCGGCAACGGTCAGGCAGAACACACGCAGGAAAAGGCGCGGCCCGAAGCGGTGCAGCAGCCAGCCGCTGGCAATGGTTCCGGCCAGCCCCGCGGGATAGGCGAAACGCATCATGAGCTTGCCCATGACCGGGCCGGTCATGCCGAGGTCCACGAACAGGGGCATGCGCATCTGGAACGATGAAAAGGCAAAGGCCGTTGGCCCGATGAGCACGGGCAGCAGCCACAGCACGCCCGGACGGCGCACAAAGGCCCGCAGGCCGGTACGTTCGTGTTTCTGGCTGTCATGGCGTTCATACAGGGACGGAATCTCCCTGTGCAGGAAAACCGGCAGGCTGAGCCCGAAGACCGTGGCCGCGAGGATGTGGCACAGGGTCTGCCAGCCAAAGGAGTCGTGCAGCACGAGCATGAGCCCGCCGCCGAGCATCATGCCCACGTAGCGCGCACCGGCCTGCACGGTATTGCCCCATGAGCGTTCGTGCGGCTCCAGTATGTCCGTGGCGTAGCCGTCCACGGCAATGTCGTTGGTGGCCATGACCATGTTCAGGAGCAGCAGCACCACGAACATGGCCGTGAAATCGGTTTCCGGCGGCATGTGCGCGGCCACGAGCAACAGGCACGCGCCCACCCATTGCAGGGGGAATATCCACGAACGCCTGCGGCCCAGCGCTGGCAGGTAGTGGGAGTCCACCCATGAGGCGTGGATGAACTTGAAGGCCCACGGCAGATGCAGCACGAACAGCCCGCCGATGCTTGCCAGCGACATGTGGTTCTGGCGCATGATGACCGGCATGCAGCCGAACACATAGCCCATGGGAATGGCCTGGCACAGATACATGGAAGCGAGCAGCAGCATCTTGTGCGAAAGCGAACCGCCGGGGGCGGGACCGGAACGTGTGGCGGACATGGTCGTGTCTCCCTGATGCGGCCACGGTGCCGGAACCATGAATGTTCCGGCACCGGAAGCCGCATTGTCTTAGAATCGGTAATCCACGGTAAGACCGAAGGTGCGGGGTGCGCCGTCTTCGGCAATGCCTGCCGTGGTGTTTTCAAAGAGCACGTATTCCTCGTCGAACACGTTTTTGGCCCACAGGTAGCAGTCGAGGTGTTCGCCCTCCACGCCCACGCGCAGGTTGACCAGATTGTACGGGTCCTCCTTCACATTGTTGGCGTCGTCAAAGTAGCGCGAGCCAACCCCGGTGAGGTTGATTCTTCCGAAAAAGCCCCAGTCCTCGTTGAGCGGGCGGCGGTAGTCCAGCGCCAGCCCGTAGGTGTATTCGGGCACGCAAAAGATCGTGTTGCCCTCGTAGTCCACGCCGAGAACCGTGTCCTCGTATTCATCGAATTCAGCCTGTATCCACGAGAAGTTGGCGCTCAGATCCAGCCCCTGCGCAACCTTGAAGCGTGACTCCATTTCAAGGCCCATGCGGTGGGACTTGCCCGCGTTGGCCGTGTAGGACTGCATGTAGCCTGTCTCGAACAGAGGGAGTTGCTCGTCTTCGATGGTGGTGTAGAAGCCGCTCAGGTTGAGCATGAGCCGCTGGTCCATGAAGTATGACTTTACGCCCACCTCGTAGAGCCAGCTGTCTTCCTCGTCAAAGGATTCCTTGCCCGCCGGGGCCGAGGCGTCGTTGAAGCCGCCGCTGCGGTGCGCGCGGGCAACGGTTCCGTAGGCCATGTGGTCCCCGTCAAAATGCCAGGCCAGCGCCAGCTTGGGCAGAAACGCCGTGAAATCCTGCGAACCGTCCATGTGCCCGGCCGTGACCGTGGGACCGCCGGACGGGGTGTTTTCCATGGTGGAATCGGCTTCGGCGTGTTCGTATTCGAAACGCAGGCCAAGGGTCAGGTCGAGTTTGTCGAAGAAGGTGTACGTTCCCTGTCCGAACGCCGCTGCCCCGGAATTGGTCTTGTTGGTCTTGAAGTACACCTCCCGGCCCGGCGTGGGGGAATCCGCGCCAAAGGTGTTGGTGAGCTTGTTTTCGGAATCCATGTGGAAGAAGTAGGTTCCGGCCAGCCACTTGAACGGGCCGTCGTCGTCCGGCGAAACCAGCCGGAACTCCTGCGAGACGTTGTCGTCGTTCTGGATGTAGCGCTTGACCATCCTGTCCAGCGGGCTGAAGTCCGCGTCGATGTGCTCGTCGCTGTCGAAATCGCGGAACCCGGTGATGGAATGGAACGTACCGATGCCGGTTTCATATTTCGAAGTGAGGGTTGCGCCCCAGCAGTCGTTTTCCTGCGTTCCCTCGTAGTCATGGGAATAGTGGTAACGGTCGTCCTCGGGAAACGCGCCCGCCTTGACCAGTCCGTTGCGCGCGGTCCTGCGGAAGGGATAGGCCCCGTCGTCGTGCTGCTGGCCGTCCAGGGTCAGGTTGATCTCCCAATCCTGCGAGGCCAGGCAGCGCAGCTTCAGGCGCATGGCCTGACCGTCCGTGTGGCGTCCGTTGCCGCCGTCCGCGTCCACGTCGTTTTTCATGTAACCTTCGGATTCCTCGGCCATGGCGTATATGCCCATGAAGAGCTTGTCCTCGATGATCGGCCCGCTCCAGCTGCCGCGCAGTTCCTTGCGGTCGAAGTTGGCGATGGTGGTGCCCACGTTGGCCACGACCTCGTTGTCCGGCTGGCGGGTATGCACGTTGATGACCCCGCCGATGGAGTTGCGGCCGTAGAGCGTTCCCTGCGGTCCCTTGAGCACTTCGATCCGCTCCACGTCAAAGAGCGGAAAGTTGAACATGTAGGACTTGGAATAGTTGACGTCGTCCACGTAGAAGCCCGTTGCCGGCTCGCCCGTGGGCAGGCTCTTGATGCCGCGCAGGAACATGAGGCCGTGCCTGCGGCTGCCCACGTCGTTGAATTCGAGGTTGGGCACCTGCTCGGCAAGGTCCGAGGTGTCCTCGATGCCCATGTCACGGATGTCCGATTCCTCGAGGACCGTCATGCTGGCCGGAATGTCCTGCGCCTCTTGGGTCCGTTTTTCCGCGCTCACCGTCACCGGTTCAAGGCGCAGCGCCTCCCCGTCATCGTCCGCGGCCCATGCGGCCACGGATGCCGTCAGCAGCAGTGCGACGGCCACGGACACGATCATGCCCGCTTTCCTTCTTTTCTTTTGCATCATGTCACGACAACCTGAATGGATGAATGTTCACTTCCGCGGACGCGCGTGCGGTCGGCCGCACGGCTTCCCTGACCCTCGTTTGGTGTCGTAGAGATGTATGCCGTGTTGAGAATGATTTCTGCTCTCAGCGAACATTGTTTTGCCCCGACAGCCGTAGCGCGCAAAAAGCGGCCGCAGAGAAGCCCGAACAGGCAACCCATGCTCCGGCAAAGGAAAAGCTAGCGGGAAGAGGCGGAAGGACCGCGCCCACAGGCGCGGATGGACTGCATGTAGGCCTTGGGCAGCACGCCGAAGCGTTTTCTGTAGGCCGCACTGAAATGGCTGAGGTTGATGTAGCCGATGGCCCAGGCCACCTCGCTGACGTTCATGTCGCCTTCCTCAAAGAGCATTTTTGCTCGTTGCAGCCGGTATTCCTTGAGGAATCCGAACACGGAGAACCCGTAGGCCGCCCGGAATCCGGTCTGCATGCGGGTCACGCTCATGGCGAATTTTTCAGCCAGATCGGCAA
This window encodes:
- a CDS encoding TonB-dependent receptor, whose product is MMQKKRRKAGMIVSVAVALLLTASVAAWAADDDGEALRLEPVTVSAEKRTQEAQDIPASMTVLEESDIRDMGIEDTSDLAEQVPNLEFNDVGSRRHGLMFLRGIKSLPTGEPATGFYVDDVNYSKSYMFNFPLFDVERIEVLKGPQGTLYGRNSIGGVINVHTRQPDNEVVANVGTTIANFDRKELRGSWSGPIIEDKLFMGIYAMAEESEGYMKNDVDADGGNGRHTDGQAMRLKLRCLASQDWEINLTLDGQQHDDGAYPFRRTARNGLVKAGAFPEDDRYHYSHDYEGTQENDCWGATLTSKYETGIGTFHSITGFRDFDSDEHIDADFSPLDRMVKRYIQNDDNVSQEFRLVSPDDDGPFKWLAGTYFFHMDSENKLTNTFGADSPTPGREVYFKTNKTNSGAAAFGQGTYTFFDKLDLTLGLRFEYEHAEADSTMENTPSGGPTVTAGHMDGSQDFTAFLPKLALAWHFDGDHMAYGTVARAHRSGGFNDASAPAGKESFDEEDSWLYEVGVKSYFMDQRLMLNLSGFYTTIEDEQLPLFETGYMQSYTANAGKSHRMGLEMESRFKVAQGLDLSANFSWIQAEFDEYEDTVLGVDYEGNTIFCVPEYTYGLALDYRRPLNEDWGFFGRINLTGVGSRYFDDANNVKEDPYNLVNLRVGVEGEHLDCYLWAKNVFDEEYVLFENTTAGIAEDGAPRTFGLTVDYRF
- a CDS encoding helix-turn-helix transcriptional regulator — translated: MSAHKTPPRFIDAYIPLVQFLGEFIGPNCEIVLHDTTSKENSVLAIANNHITGRRKGAPLTDLALKFLKTREYERRDWVMGYVARSKDDRPLHSATYFIRDNNELAGMLCLNMDLSDMINARDTLNRIISFVNKDSANAKDAPDQSETFSESIEDLTENLIEQIINRAEIPPKRMTAAEKMDLVRVLDERGVFLLKGTVAVVADRLAASEATIYRYLQKIHS
- a CDS encoding MFS transporter, which gives rise to MSATRSGPAPGGSLSHKMLLLASMYLCQAIPMGYVFGCMPVIMRQNHMSLASIGGLFVLHLPWAFKFIHASWVDSHYLPALGRRRSWIFPLQWVGACLLLVAAHMPPETDFTAMFVVLLLLNMVMATNDIAVDGYATDILEPHERSWGNTVQAGARYVGMMLGGGLMLVLHDSFGWQTLCHILAATVFGLSLPVFLHREIPSLYERHDSQKHERTGLRAFVRRPGVLWLLPVLIGPTAFAFSSFQMRMPLFVDLGMTGPVMGKLMMRFAYPAGLAGTIASGWLLHRFGPRLFLRVFCLTVAGLAAYTVLIAGAHSIAPWKTALVLSLDNILMGGINVWGFTLMMRACAGHDSGTGFALLSSLFILVPLATAPLFGMVGDTIGFEALYLLLGLLSLAGFALAEWAMRRGDSQHGLGLSRMLRFVSGGNV